The following are from one region of the Vitis riparia cultivar Riparia Gloire de Montpellier isolate 1030 chromosome 9, EGFV_Vit.rip_1.0, whole genome shotgun sequence genome:
- the LOC117921425 gene encoding growth-regulating factor 1-like: MMMSARNRSPFTASQWQELEHQALIFKYIVSGVPIPADLICTVKRSLDSSLSSRLFPHQPIGWGCFQMGFGRKADPEPGRCRRTDGKKWRCSKEAYPDSKYCERHMHRGKNRSRKPVEVISATNPSPTISSINSNPSSTTTNSYSLSPLSPLSSSMTSETSHPHHHSYHNTSLYPFLYPHPSSSRPPGSCLSPQATSSYSTHHLFLDSGSYSQADRDYRHHHGMREGVDERAFFPEASGTVRGLHDSYTPLTMSSSKGYSHFQYQSPADNPKQQQEQQEQQHCFVLGTDFKSSRPIKVERDDEAQKPLHHFFGEWPLKNRDSWLDLEEDPPTHASFSTTQLSISIPMSSHKLLASDSRIQTDG, encoded by the exons atgatGATGAGTGCAAGAAACAGGTCTCCTTTCACAGCATCACAGTGGCAAGAGCTTGAACATCAAGCTCTTATCTTCAAATATATAGTGTCAGGAGTACCAATCCCAGCTGATCTCATCTGCACTGTCAAAAGAAGCTTGGACTCTTCATTGTCTTCAAGGCTATTTCCTCACCAACCCA TTGGGTGGGGTTGTTTTCAGATGGGGTTTGGCAGGAAAGCAGACCCAGAGCCAGGGAGGTGCAGAAGAACTGATGGCAAGAAATGGAGGTGCTCCAAAGAAGCATACCCAGATTCAAAATACTGTGAGAGACACATGCACAGAGGCAAAAACCGTTCAAGAAAGCCTGTGGAAGTTATTTCAGCTACAAACCCTTCACCAACCATCTCATCAATCAACTCAAATCCttcctccaccaccaccaattcttactctctctctcctctctctcctctctcttcttcAATGACTTCTGAAACCTCCCATCCCCATCACCATTCCTACCACAACACCTCTCTTTATCCCTTCCTCTACCCTCATCCCTCCTCTTCTAGACCTCCTGGTTCTTGCCTATCACCTCAAGCCACCAGCAGTTACAGCACCCATCATCTGTTTTTGGACTCTGGGTCTTATTCCCAGGCTGATAGGGATTACAG gCATCATCATGGAATGAGGGAGGGTGTGGATGAGAGAGCTTTCTTCCCAGAAGCTTCAGGGACTGTAAGGGGCCTACATGATTCATATACTCCATTAACAATGAGTTCCTCCAAGGGATACTCTCACTTTCAGTATCAAAGCCCCGCTGATAATCCCAAACAGCAGCAAGAACAGCAAGAGCAGCAGCACTGCTTTGTCTTGGGCACTGATTTCAAATCGTCAAGGCCAATTAAAGTAGAGAGAGATGATGAAGCCCAGAAGCCTCTCCACCATTTCTTTGGAGAGTGGCCTCTAAAGAACAGAGACTCCTGGCTTGACCTTGAGGAGGATCCACCAACCCATGCATCATTCTCCACCACCCAGCTCTCAATTTCAATCCCAATGTCCTCACACAAGCTTCTTGCATCGGATTCCAGAATCCAAACTG ATGGATGA
- the LOC117921517 gene encoding uncharacterized protein LOC117921517, translating into MVFPLFDVNFSGLMVLYHTMLESSIQRFVRIIPVSRKIDWSRCGTCGTVLGTRFIAISGRKTVMHLEFLIKQMD; encoded by the exons ATGGTATTTCCCTTGTTTGATGTTAATTTCTCTGGGTTGATGGTTCTGTATCACACTATGCTGGAGTCCTCAATACAAAG ATTTGTCAGAATTATTCCAGTTTCTCGGAAAATAGATTGGTCCAG GTGTGGGACTTGTGGAACTGTTCTGGGTACCAG ATTCATTGCTATCTCGGGGCGAAAGACAGTCATGCATTTGGAGTTTCTGATCAAGCAGATGGATTAG